From a single Methanobrevibacter sp. genomic region:
- a CDS encoding phage tail sheath subtilisin-like domain-containing protein: protein MTAKVPSVNIFLKKTQLINRPGMSGKIAVIGAFDSTETDPQLFATVGDAQEAFGTDTSYNGCAVVPYLFKGASSLLCVNVTTKEGQTVHKDITVDNLTSSLAKIKGEDWDILFIAAPLSDTFIPMIDQYLQKCFQMKFPAGYIGALTGVSDDANVASAALAGDFCYGLLTQQFIIGDSTLSALESAAYYCGLVAGMNVGNSFTMKTVEGITGVTPELSFETGGSGKKLLEAGITTVKCQDRANDRYVVMNSEQPNGYDLYINRVRDYVVKQFALHEFLGDKNKPKTLNEIKQEVDRVKDLCVNTLDLLEDINYSVAKTDVDCVEVYIDSLLFAGVITTINVYVRIEVE, encoded by the coding sequence ATGACTGCTAAGGTTCCAAGTGTTAATATTTTTTTAAAGAAAACACAATTGATTAACAGACCGGGAATGAGTGGTAAAATTGCAGTGATTGGTGCTTTTGATTCCACTGAAACTGACCCGCAATTGTTTGCTACTGTTGGTGATGCTCAGGAAGCATTTGGTACTGACACATCTTATAATGGTTGTGCGGTAGTTCCTTATTTGTTTAAAGGTGCATCTAGTCTTTTATGTGTTAATGTAACTACAAAAGAAGGTCAAACTGTACATAAAGACATTACTGTTGATAATTTAACCAGTTCTTTGGCTAAAATTAAAGGTGAGGACTGGGATATATTATTTATTGCCGCTCCTTTATCTGATACTTTTATTCCAATGATTGACCAGTATTTACAAAAATGTTTCCAGATGAAATTCCCTGCTGGTTATATCGGTGCTTTAACTGGTGTAAGTGATGATGCGAATGTTGCAAGTGCAGCGTTAGCAGGTGATTTCTGTTATGGTTTATTAACTCAACAATTCATTATTGGTGACTCTACTTTATCTGCATTGGAAAGTGCAGCATATTATTGTGGATTAGTCGCAGGTATGAATGTTGGTAATAGTTTCACCATGAAAACTGTTGAAGGGATTACCGGTGTAACTCCTGAGTTAAGTTTTGAAACTGGTGGAAGCGGTAAAAAGTTATTGGAAGCAGGTATTACTACTGTTAAATGTCAAGACCGTGCTAATGACCGTTATGTTGTTATGAATAGTGAGCAACCAAACGGTTATGACTTGTATATTAATCGTGTAAGGGATTATGTGGTGAAACAATTTGCATTACATGAGTTCCTTGGTGATAAAAACAAACCTAAGACTTTGAATGAAATTAAGCAAGAAGTGGACCGTGTTAAAGACTTATGCGTTAATACATTAGATTTATTAGAGGACATTAATTATAGTGTTGCTAAAACTGATGTTGATTGCGTGGAAGTTTATATTGACAGTCTCTTGTTTGCTGGTGTCATTACAACTATTAATGTGTATGTTAGAATCGAGGTTGAATAA
- a CDS encoding phage tail tape measure protein, with translation MATNELNIRINTEADKTPITDLSSAVQELQANADSASASMSELSSGVDEIGTASDSASTSLEDAATSADELSSSTSSIDSSGLDDAGTSADALGDSLDNAQTESDELNQSLGVIEGASLLGAAEQISGIAAEAEGLSQEMNTASITVGQLATQTGIAEPQLRSMISYISNATFPQEEAMMYVKSLDQIGVSSGNLAQSATDLDKINDAFGMGAGRVNSLGQELSVLGVDMNNVSSSFNALAYANSNTVGGMDNYYNFLRKYDAQFKELGFNVDQASVIIAGATQKFGGGKAALSGLNEALKESNGDTRALEQALGLQAGSIENATQLTGQYEGQLQELANEEAEHKTLVDQLGAAWEDMSLTFAPIISPLTSVIGLLGQVGSFAVGINGIITLLQTFGLTSKIAAAGQWLLNAAMSANPVMIVALAIAFLIGLLVYLYFNNEQVRNAVNNLGATFVMVGQIIYTTVANFVNWIISGLQQVWTYITTLGGLLPANVELTGNQVMDTIIRVLAFIATLPAQLGIIFINVLARALGFGNNFSQRMINGAVNAVNGFMSWISSLPGRLLGELNKMLQMASDFAMRIANILTAGGAGMVIGWITGSGEHSPGLMYDAFEGELKAMEDAPRRFNFDMGSVARNMVNSFGTPTFDFNTTANGTGSDDNSQGTTVNLTLNIGSVDKQERVDEIIGVIRDYFMWNNTTAGRSV, from the coding sequence ATGGCTACAAATGAGTTAAATATTCGGATTAATACGGAAGCGGATAAAACACCGATTACTGATTTGTCAAGTGCAGTTCAAGAGTTGCAAGCTAATGCTGACAGTGCAAGTGCCAGTATGTCCGAATTATCATCTGGTGTTGATGAGATAGGTACTGCATCTGATAGTGCAAGCACATCTTTGGAAGATGCGGCTACAAGTGCAGATGAGTTAAGTAGCAGTACAAGTTCAATTGACAGTTCAGGATTAGATGATGCCGGTACAAGTGCAGATGCATTAGGTGATAGTCTTGATAATGCACAAACTGAGTCTGATGAGTTAAATCAAAGTCTTGGTGTAATTGAAGGTGCAAGTCTGCTTGGTGCTGCTGAGCAGATTAGTGGTATTGCTGCGGAGGCAGAGGGTTTAAGTCAAGAGATGAATACTGCATCAATTACCGTTGGTCAATTGGCTACTCAGACAGGTATTGCAGAACCACAACTCCGGAGTATGATTTCATATATCAGTAATGCTACATTCCCACAGGAAGAGGCAATGATGTATGTCAAGTCATTGGACCAGATTGGAGTTTCAAGTGGTAACCTTGCACAATCTGCTACTGACTTGGATAAGATTAATGATGCTTTTGGAATGGGTGCCGGTCGTGTAAATAGTCTCGGTCAAGAGTTAAGTGTTCTTGGTGTAGATATGAATAATGTTTCATCAAGTTTTAATGCACTGGCTTATGCTAATTCAAACACTGTTGGTGGAATGGACAACTATTATAATTTCCTCCGTAAATATGATGCACAATTTAAAGAATTAGGGTTCAATGTAGACCAAGCATCAGTAATCATTGCCGGTGCAACACAAAAATTCGGTGGTGGAAAAGCAGCACTGTCAGGATTAAATGAGGCATTGAAAGAATCCAACGGTGATACCAGGGCATTAGAACAAGCATTAGGATTACAAGCAGGAAGTATTGAAAATGCAACACAACTAACCGGACAATATGAAGGACAATTACAAGAACTAGCAAATGAGGAAGCAGAACACAAAACCCTTGTGGACCAATTAGGCGCAGCATGGGAAGATATGAGCTTAACATTTGCACCAATCATTTCACCCTTAACAAGTGTAATAGGATTATTAGGTCAAGTCGGTAGTTTCGCAGTTGGAATAAATGGTATTATCACATTACTGCAAACTTTCGGATTAACAAGTAAAATCGCAGCGGCAGGACAATGGTTATTAAATGCTGCAATGTCAGCGAATCCAGTTATGATTGTTGCATTAGCAATCGCATTTCTGATAGGATTACTTGTTTACTTATACTTTAATAATGAGCAAGTACGGAATGCTGTAAATAATCTTGGTGCAACATTTGTTATGGTTGGGCAAATCATATACACCACAGTTGCTAATTTTGTCAATTGGATCATATCTGGTTTGCAACAAGTATGGACTTATATCACAACACTTGGTGGTTTACTACCTGCAAATGTAGAATTAACCGGAAATCAAGTAATGGATACAATTATCCGTGTATTAGCATTTATCGCAACATTACCTGCACAATTAGGAATAATATTTATTAATGTCCTTGCACGAGCATTAGGTTTCGGTAATAATTTCAGTCAAAGAATGATAAACGGAGCAGTTAATGCAGTCAATGGATTCATGTCATGGATAAGTTCATTACCTGGAAGATTATTAGGTGAGTTAAATAAGATGTTGCAAATGGCATCAGATTTCGCAATGAGAATTGCAAACATCTTAACTGCTGGTGGTGCTGGAATGGTTATCGGTTGGATTACTGGTTCAGGTGAGCATTCACCGGGTCTTATGTATGATGCATTTGAAGGCGAATTAAAAGCAATGGAAGATGCACCAAGACGATTTAATTTTGATATGGGTTCTGTTGCAAGGAATATGGTTAATAGTTTTGGAACTCCAACATTTGATTTCAATACAACTGCTAATGGTACTGGTTCTGATGATAACAGTCAAGGCACAACAGTGAATTTAACATTAAACATTGGTAGTGTTGATAAACAGGAAAGAGTTGATGAAATAATTGGTGTTATACGGGATTATTTCATGTGGAATAATACAACTGCCGGAAGGAGTGTGTAG
- a CDS encoding peptidoglycan-binding domain-containing protein: MNYFKILAKNLVVNNDVSNAINLHVISDNGFNVKPDLNINITDLNRDVNTGLLYKHFFNNGSTGITFEIEVIIGRDELWNNVKVTKQLSDWINNMEPIWVVTDAIDIPNDTYIIIGNDSRKQVYDTHTVWKLKFITYTPLVTYKYKNTNTNVLKALKKFETAKLHSTPSWKLSQCKTKKLKYKLKNKCVGYLNTVLSSKGYLSKKKYKAMIKNGKDTTFTKDTKNAVKKFQKAYNKKKPKKKLKVTGKVNAATLKALCK, translated from the coding sequence ATGAATTATTTTAAAATTTTAGCTAAAAACCTTGTTGTTAATAATGATGTGAGTAATGCAATTAACTTGCATGTTATTAGTGATAATGGTTTTAATGTTAAACCTGATTTGAATATTAATATCACTGATTTAAACCGTGATGTTAATACTGGTTTACTGTATAAGCATTTTTTTAATAACGGCAGTACAGGTATAACTTTTGAAATTGAAGTTATCATTGGTCGTGATGAGTTATGGAATAATGTTAAGGTTACTAAACAATTATCTGATTGGATTAATAATATGGAACCGATTTGGGTTGTTACTGATGCTATTGACATTCCCAATGATACTTACATTATTATTGGTAATGATTCAAGGAAACAGGTTTATGATACTCATACTGTTTGGAAATTAAAGTTTATAACTTACACTCCATTAGTGACTTATAAATATAAAAACACTAATACTAATGTTTTAAAAGCATTAAAGAAGTTTGAAACTGCAAAATTACATTCAACTCCATCATGGAAGTTAAGTCAATGTAAAACAAAAAAATTGAAATATAAATTGAAAAATAAATGTGTTGGTTATCTGAATACTGTCTTGTCAAGCAAAGGGTATTTGTCCAAAAAGAAATATAAGGCAATGATTAAAAACGGCAAGGACACCACATTCACCAAGGACACTAAAAATGCAGTTAAGAAGTTTCAAAAGGCATATAATAAGAAAAAACCTAAAAAGAAACTCAAAGTCACTGGTAAGGTTAATGCTGCAACTTTAAAAGCATTATGCAAATAA